The Bradyrhizobium ottawaense genome window below encodes:
- a CDS encoding IS3-like element ISRj2 family transposase (programmed frameshift), translating to MTKKSRRTHSPAFKAKVALAAVKGDKTLAELAQLFDVHPNQITIWKNQLLEGAAGVFGHDKTSAETPVDLKALHAKIGELALENGFFVRRAHQGGPAERKAMIDRGHDLSIVRQAKVLKLARSTVYYEPRPVSAEDLALMRRLDELHLDYPFAGARMLRSLLRREGVYAGRRHIATLMKRMGIEAVYRRPNTSKPAPGHKIYPYLLRGLKIERPDHAWAMDITYIPMRRGFVYLAAVVDVFSRRVLAHRVSITMEAAFCVEAVQEALAKHGRPAIFNTDQGSQFTSLEFTDVLLDAKIAISMDGKGAWRDNVFVERLWRTVKYEEVYLRAYDSVSEARASIAKYLAFYNQGRPHSSLDGRTPDEAYFGTQAMVMAA from the exons ATGACGAAGAAGAGCCGCCGGACGCATTCTCCGGCATTCAAGGCGAAGGTTGCTTTGGCTGCGGTCAAAGGAGACAAGACACTGGCGGAGCTGGCGCAACTGTTTGATGTTCATCCGAACCAGATCACGATCTGGAAAAACCAGCTCCTGGAAGGCGCCGCCGGCGTGTTTGGGCATGACAAGACATCGGCCGAGACGCCGGTCGATTTGAAGGCGTTGCATGCCAAGATCGGCGAGCTGGCGTTGGAAAACG GATTTTTTGTCCGGCGCGCTCACCAAGGCGGGCCTGCTGAGCGCAAAGCGATGATCGACCGCGGTCATGATCTTTCTATCGTGCGCCAGGCGAAGGTCCTGAAGCTGGCTCGCAGCACGGTCTACTATGAACCTCGGCCAGTTTCGGCCGAGGACCTTGCCTTGATGCGTCGGCTCGATGAGCTGCATCTCGATTATCCCTTCGCGGGAGCGCGTATGCTGCGATCGTTGCTGCGGCGGGAGGGGGTATACGCCGGTCGCCGCCACATCGCGACGCTGATGAAGCGCATGGGGATCGAGGCGGTCTATCGTCGCCCGAACACGAGCAAGCCGGCTCCGGGTCACAAGATCTACCCGTACCTGTTGCGCGGATTGAAGATCGAGCGGCCCGACCATGCGTGGGCAATGGACATCACCTACATTCCGATGCGGCGTGGCTTCGTCTATCTCGCGGCGGTCGTCGATGTGTTCAGCCGACGGGTCCTGGCCCATCGCGTCTCGATCACAATGGAGGCGGCCTTCTGCGTCGAAGCGGTCCAGGAGGCGTTGGCGAAGCACGGCAGGCCCGCGATTTTCAACACGGACCAGGGCAGCCAGTTCACCAGCCTCGAGTTCACCGATGTGCTGCTGGACGCGAAGATCGCCATCAGCATGGATGGCAAGGGCGCCTGGCGCGACAACGTGTTTGTCGAGCGGCTCTGGCGCACGGTCAAATACGAAGAAGTTTATCTCCGCGCCTACGACAGCGTGTCCGAGGCGCGAGCGTCAATTGCCAAGTATCTGGCCTTCTACAATCAGGGACGCCCTCACTCGAGCCTTGACGGGCGCACGCCCGACGAGGCTTACTTCGGCACGCAAGCTATGGTGATGGCCGCATGA